The proteins below are encoded in one region of uncultured Eubacteriales bacterium:
- a CDS encoding conserved membrane hypothetical protein (Evidence 4 : Homologs of previously reported genes of unknown function): MKKPNPVKRAFLAVMGDEKRQRITIPLFAILLSLLAGAVVLLILGKNPITTYASFLQGAGLLPKASYAGKKSILTDFMSLINAWTPMLFASLSVAVAFKAGLFNIGVSGQMLLSGLVATVLVGYSPLPALLAKPAVILVGAVTGAAVAALIGFLKYKWNINEVVSAIMLNYTVRYLSSFVIKYFLADPVSRQSKAINAAARLSLMDTPVGDLKMDLPLGIVLALLAVVLVQFLFRKMKVGFEFATVGANPRAARYAGIDVGRATILSMALSGALAGLAGVTYYLGYYGSIQPDVLISTGFDAIAVSLLGNSSPVGILFSSFFITVIDKGSTYMSSSIGVRQEIGSLITGLILLFAACGAFIGYLLQRARQRAEDEKLFTGRGARGKGKEAGV, from the coding sequence GTGAAGAAGCCAAATCCCGTCAAGCGGGCCTTTCTCGCCGTTATGGGCGATGAGAAACGCCAGAGAATCACCATTCCCCTCTTTGCCATTTTGCTGAGTCTTCTTGCGGGCGCCGTCGTCCTGCTCATTCTGGGCAAGAATCCCATCACCACCTACGCCAGCTTTCTCCAGGGCGCGGGGCTCCTGCCCAAGGCGTCCTACGCAGGGAAAAAGAGCATACTCACTGACTTTATGAGTCTCATCAATGCCTGGACTCCCATGCTCTTCGCCTCTCTCTCGGTGGCCGTGGCCTTTAAAGCGGGCCTCTTCAACATCGGCGTCTCCGGCCAGATGCTCCTCTCCGGCCTCGTCGCCACCGTGCTGGTGGGCTACAGTCCCCTGCCCGCGCTCCTCGCCAAGCCCGCGGTCATTTTGGTGGGCGCGGTCACGGGTGCTGCGGTAGCCGCCCTCATCGGTTTCCTCAAGTACAAGTGGAACATCAACGAGGTGGTCTCGGCCATCATGCTCAACTACACTGTCCGGTACCTGTCCAGCTTTGTCATCAAGTACTTCCTGGCCGATCCGGTCTCCCGCCAGTCCAAGGCCATCAATGCCGCCGCCCGGCTCTCTCTTATGGATACCCCGGTGGGAGATCTGAAGATGGACCTCCCCTTGGGCATTGTTCTGGCGCTCCTGGCCGTCGTGCTGGTCCAGTTTCTCTTCCGGAAGATGAAGGTGGGCTTTGAGTTCGCCACCGTGGGCGCCAACCCCAGGGCCGCCCGGTACGCCGGCATTGACGTTGGAAGGGCCACCATTCTCTCCATGGCCCTATCGGGCGCGCTGGCCGGCCTGGCCGGGGTGACTTACTACCTGGGCTACTACGGCTCTATCCAGCCCGACGTGCTCATCTCCACGGGCTTTGACGCCATCGCGGTGTCTCTGCTGGGCAATTCCAGCCCCGTCGGCATCCTCTTCTCCTCCTTCTTCATCACCGTGATCGATAAGGGGAGCACCTACATGAGCTCCTCCATCGGCGTCCGCCAGGAGATCGGCAGCCTCATCACCGGGCTCATCCTGCTCTTCGCCGCCTGCGGCGCCTTCATCGGCTACCTCCTGCAGCGCGCCCGTCAGCGGGCGGAGGATGAAAAGCTTTTCACGGGCAGGGGCGCGCGGGGCAAAGGGAAGGAGGCGGGCGTATGA
- a CDS encoding putative lipoprotein (Evidence 3 : Function proposed based on presence of conserved amino acid motif, structural feature or limited homology), which translates to MKKPTRSRLLSGILITALVLAMALPAGAALIKRNMEVDSGIHLYVDGKALNPTDAKGSPVEVFASNGTTYLPVRAIAGALDQTVAYNGANTTVYLGADTSDAKDAEYLKTYFDIAPFSATVSRADFDAALKKLGGETSSGTGADISVAQAVKDALALAGMDELALTYTAAVNPQKAAQRLAACGVTGVAEEYAPYVAAALDCSLAFAGWNFNAPLDAATASTLLMNAVEVSGRGRSYLGMASDSDIYAKLQSAWKTFGNFDDEKLSQLGADLVIAGASTGYNLKFDGYNANFLPAYTLQYGHSDITHAGQLIALLNGEGINAKVALEPKTSIYEYMVEWGDPKGLTMSDTYEVKPIEGGRYLCYATEYDMKLEFDTLAEKNDFDRVVNAYAKKWLEKVDEEGVPTDSLLYGAWFQPLYTSAVPMADTKSFTLIKDNVIRDGAYTIHPFSTVDGTAAIAKVVAEKAPDLKVELTDLYVNSAFYRYLTHTGGD; encoded by the coding sequence ATGAAAAAGCCTACCCGAAGCCGTCTCCTCAGCGGCATCCTGATCACCGCCCTGGTGCTGGCCATGGCCCTCCCCGCGGGTGCCGCGCTGATTAAGAGAAACATGGAGGTAGACTCCGGCATCCATCTCTATGTGGACGGCAAAGCGCTCAATCCCACCGACGCCAAGGGCAGCCCTGTGGAGGTCTTTGCCTCAAACGGCACCACCTACCTTCCCGTCCGTGCCATTGCCGGCGCGCTGGACCAGACCGTGGCCTACAACGGTGCCAACACCACCGTCTATTTGGGCGCCGACACCTCCGACGCCAAGGACGCCGAGTACCTGAAGACCTACTTCGACATCGCCCCTTTCAGCGCCACGGTCTCCCGCGCCGACTTTGACGCCGCGCTGAAGAAGCTGGGCGGAGAGACATCCTCCGGCACCGGTGCCGATATCTCCGTGGCCCAGGCCGTGAAGGACGCCTTGGCTCTGGCGGGCATGGACGAGCTTGCCCTCACCTATACCGCCGCGGTCAATCCCCAGAAGGCCGCCCAGCGTCTGGCCGCCTGCGGCGTGACCGGTGTGGCCGAGGAGTACGCCCCCTATGTGGCCGCGGCTCTGGACTGCTCCCTGGCCTTCGCCGGCTGGAACTTTAACGCCCCGCTGGACGCCGCCACCGCCTCCACCCTGCTGATGAACGCCGTGGAAGTCTCGGGCCGCGGCCGCAGCTACCTGGGCATGGCCAGTGACAGCGATATCTATGCCAAGCTCCAGTCCGCCTGGAAGACCTTCGGCAACTTCGACGACGAAAAGCTCTCCCAGCTGGGGGCAGACCTGGTCATCGCGGGCGCTTCCACCGGCTACAACCTGAAATTTGACGGCTACAACGCCAACTTCCTGCCCGCGTATACCCTCCAGTACGGTCACAGCGATATCACCCATGCCGGGCAGCTCATCGCCCTCCTGAATGGCGAGGGCATCAACGCCAAGGTGGCTCTGGAGCCCAAGACCTCCATCTATGAGTACATGGTGGAGTGGGGCGACCCCAAGGGTCTGACCATGAGCGACACCTATGAGGTGAAACCCATTGAGGGCGGCCGCTACCTCTGCTACGCCACCGAGTACGACATGAAGCTGGAGTTTGATACCCTGGCGGAGAAGAACGACTTTGACCGCGTCGTCAATGCCTATGCCAAAAAGTGGCTTGAAAAGGTGGATGAGGAAGGCGTCCCCACCGACTCGCTGCTCTATGGCGCCTGGTTCCAGCCCCTGTATACCTCCGCCGTCCCCATGGCGGACACTAAGAGTTTTACACTCATCAAGGACAACGTGATCCGCGACGGCGCCTATACCATCCACCCCTTCAGCACTGTGGACGGCACCGCCGCCATCGCCAAGGTGGTCGCTGAGAAGGCCCCCGACCTGAAGGTCGAGCTCACCGACCTCTATGTCAACAGCGCCTTCTACCGCTATCTCACCCATACCGGCGGGGACTGA
- a CDS encoding conserved membrane hypothetical protein (Evidence 4 : Homologs of previously reported genes of unknown function), with the protein MNIINTMIIDGLSFALPLFIMAIGGIYSERSGVTNLAIEGLQGMGAFIGALAATLTAGLFAAGSQAPMFIAILFAMLGGALYSLLHAVLCVKFKANQVISGVVVNILAMALTTFLTSQLNATVFGAPSNKFVLATSVRFSVPGLSSIPVFGAVFSSIYPFELVILAVAFLAWYVLYKTPFGMHLRACGDNPHAVDAAGVDVGRVRFGAVMVSGALSGLGGICFAYSISAQFSPGIYMGYGYLAIAGLIFGNWQIMPTLGACLIFGFARSGGFTLTQVMGLPAAFSDLFMILPYLITLLLLIFFSKTNRAPRALGEIYDKGKR; encoded by the coding sequence ATGAATATCATCAACACCATGATCATCGACGGCCTCTCCTTTGCCCTCCCCCTTTTCATCATGGCCATCGGCGGCATCTACTCCGAGCGGAGCGGCGTCACCAATCTGGCAATCGAGGGACTTCAGGGCATGGGCGCGTTCATCGGCGCGCTGGCGGCCACGCTGACCGCCGGGCTGTTCGCCGCGGGCAGCCAGGCGCCCATGTTCATCGCCATACTCTTTGCCATGCTGGGCGGCGCGCTCTACTCCCTGCTCCACGCCGTTCTATGCGTAAAATTCAAGGCCAACCAGGTCATCAGCGGTGTGGTCGTCAACATCCTTGCCATGGCCCTTACCACCTTCCTCACCAGCCAGTTGAACGCCACCGTCTTCGGCGCGCCCTCCAATAAGTTCGTGCTCGCCACCTCGGTGCGCTTTTCGGTGCCCGGCCTCTCCTCCATCCCCGTCTTTGGGGCCGTCTTCTCCAGCATTTACCCATTCGAACTGGTCATCCTCGCGGTGGCCTTTCTCGCGTGGTATGTCCTCTATAAGACCCCCTTCGGCATGCACCTGCGGGCCTGCGGCGACAACCCCCACGCCGTGGACGCGGCGGGCGTGGACGTGGGGCGGGTCCGGTTTGGCGCCGTCATGGTCTCGGGCGCGCTGTCGGGCCTGGGCGGCATCTGCTTTGCCTATTCCATCTCGGCCCAGTTCTCCCCCGGCATCTATATGGGCTACGGATATCTGGCCATCGCCGGCCTTATCTTCGGCAACTGGCAGATCATGCCCACGCTGGGCGCCTGCCTCATCTTCGGCTTCGCACGGTCCGGCGGTTTCACCCTGACTCAGGTCATGGGCCTCCCTGCCGCCTTCTCCGACCTCTTTATGATTCTGCCCTACCTCATCACTTTGCTGCTGCTCATTTTCTTCTCCAAAACGAACCGTGCCCCCCGCGCCCTCGGCGAAATTTACGACAAGGGCAAACGGTGA